A region from the Bradyrhizobium erythrophlei genome encodes:
- a CDS encoding restriction endonuclease subunit S encodes MAAKVDESAEVEGPWPLPAGWKWTALGALGTWMGGGTPSKANAAFWTNGTVPWVSPKDMKVAVIGETEDKVTSAAVEGSSAKYVPEGSVLMVMRSGILKHSFPVAITDRIVTLNQDLRALTSHDGISPNYIARYLALAENRVLNDCSKDGTTVNSVEVSALERVPVPLAPVAEQRRIVARVDALFAEVAEGEAALAEARKGLSTFRRALLKAAITGELTKDWRAANPVTETGRELLARIARDRASKSIPAARSRRAVDARLLDTSILPQLPPGWAWATVNEVKAGDQRNGISISGSPSPPGVKAMRLDALTARGLNLDAVRYIPLPEDRIQNYRVNNGDLLISRANGSPEFVGRAVYVADIGETVVFPDTMIRYPLGADQQIGLWIELAWNSPIGRSQIRRLAKTTAGILKISQEDIAQIALPIPPPAEAAEILRRVSDALTAAADTLAMLDAEAADAARLKQSILKAAFEGRLVSQDPTDEPAGALLARFAASPAVAPARRGRVRKSEV; translated from the coding sequence TTGGCGGCGAAAGTTGACGAATCGGCAGAAGTCGAGGGGCCGTGGCCGCTGCCAGCCGGGTGGAAATGGACGGCGCTCGGAGCGCTGGGCACATGGATGGGCGGCGGCACACCATCCAAGGCCAATGCAGCATTCTGGACCAATGGAACCGTCCCCTGGGTTTCCCCGAAAGACATGAAGGTCGCGGTCATCGGCGAGACCGAAGACAAAGTTACCTCCGCGGCGGTTGAAGGGTCGTCGGCGAAGTACGTGCCTGAAGGGTCAGTCCTGATGGTGATGCGTTCCGGCATCCTGAAACATTCATTTCCCGTTGCCATCACCGACCGGATCGTGACGCTCAACCAGGACCTGCGCGCGCTCACGTCGCATGACGGCATCAGTCCGAACTACATCGCTCGCTATCTCGCGCTGGCGGAAAACCGCGTGCTCAACGATTGTTCGAAAGATGGGACGACGGTTAACAGCGTCGAGGTCTCGGCGTTGGAGCGGGTTCCCGTCCCTCTGGCGCCAGTCGCCGAACAGCGCCGGATCGTGGCGCGGGTGGATGCGCTGTTTGCCGAGGTCGCGGAGGGTGAGGCGGCACTGGCGGAGGCGCGAAAAGGGCTTAGCACTTTCCGCCGCGCTCTGCTCAAAGCCGCAATCACCGGTGAGCTGACCAAGGACTGGCGCGCAGCAAACCCCGTTACCGAAACCGGCCGCGAACTCCTGGCACGCATCGCTAGGGACCGCGCCAGCAAAAGTATCCCAGCGGCCCGCAGCCGCCGCGCCGTGGACGCCCGGCTGCTCGACACCTCCATCTTGCCACAACTTCCTCCGGGCTGGGCGTGGGCGACCGTCAATGAAGTGAAGGCCGGCGATCAACGCAACGGTATCTCAATCTCGGGTTCGCCATCGCCGCCCGGGGTAAAGGCAATGCGCCTCGATGCCCTAACCGCTCGGGGCCTAAACCTTGACGCGGTTCGGTATATCCCCTTGCCGGAGGACCGCATCCAGAACTATCGCGTGAATAATGGCGATCTGCTGATCTCGCGTGCAAATGGATCGCCCGAGTTCGTTGGTCGCGCGGTTTACGTCGCGGACATCGGCGAGACGGTGGTCTTTCCTGACACCATGATTCGCTATCCGTTGGGTGCCGATCAACAAATTGGGTTGTGGATTGAATTGGCCTGGAACAGCCCAATTGGTAGGAGCCAAATACGACGGCTCGCCAAAACCACCGCCGGAATTTTGAAGATTTCCCAAGAGGACATTGCGCAAATCGCACTTCCCATCCCACCGCCCGCAGAAGCCGCAGAAATCCTTCGCCGTGTCTCGGACGCACTTACCGCCGCCGCGGACACCTTGGCGATGCTAGACGCAGAAGCCGCCGATGCCGCGCGGCTGAAGCAATCCATTCTCAAGGCAGCCTTCGAGGGCCGCCTTGTCTCCCAGGACCCCACCGACGAACCCGCCGGCGCTCTGTTAGCGCGCTTTGCCGCAAGCCCTGCCGTCGCACCCGCCCGGCGTGGGCGAGTCAGAAAGTCTGAAGTATGA